The following coding sequences are from one Hydra vulgaris chromosome 04, alternate assembly HydraT2T_AEP window:
- the LOC105844992 gene encoding vesicle transport through interaction with t-SNAREs homolog 1A isoform X2, with translation MSQLFSDYEKHFGIITADIVAKTNKLPNVQGDEKRELVTSVDQKFDDAQELLEQMDLEVRTLSAEHKQKCSIKLKNYKAELKNLEQNMKKAKFAFSNQDLLRSELLRGDDGPHSEDQRSNLLDNSTRLERSNRRLEEGYKICLETEQIGHEIMDNLSRDRETMTRTRDRLRTTNTDLSKSSRILTAMMRRVIQNRILLVFVCLCLVSVIIVVIYFAVRK, from the exons ATGTCTCAATTGTTTTCTGATTATGAAAAACACTTTGGCATAATTACAGCAGATATTGTTgccaaaacaaataaattaccAAATGTTCAAGGAG ATGAAAAAAGAGAACTGGTGACAAGTGTGGATCAAAAGTTTGATGACGCTCAAGAacta ttagagCAGATGGACCTCGAAGTGAGAACTCTTTCAGCAGAGCACAAACAAAAATGCAGcatcaaactaaaaaactataaggctgagttaaaaaatcttgaacaaaatatg aaaaaaGCCAAGTTTGCTTTTTCTAATCAGGATCTACTACGATCAGAACTGTTAAGAGGAGATGATGGTCCTCACTCAGAAGATCAG CGATCTAATCTTTTGGATAACTCAACCAGACTGGAGAGATCAAATAGAAGGTTAGAAGAAGGATACAAAATATGTTTGGAAACAG aacaaaTTGGTCACGAAATTATGGACAATTTATCTAGGGATCGCGAAACGATGACTCGAACAAGAGATCGa CTTCGCACAACAAATACAGATCTTTCAAAAAGTTCAAGAATTCTAACGGCAATGATGAGAAG ggTTATTCAAAATCgaattttacttgtttttgtATGTTTGTGCCTCGTTTCAGTTATAATTGTTGTCATTTATTTCGCTGTAAGAAAATAA